A genome region from Paracoccus stylophorae includes the following:
- a CDS encoding peptidylprolyl isomerase — translation MSRHEVPRLKPDPRPQPQMMQACQSNGCGGAAPARRAPPPPTFSVVRVNGVQIDPDAIAREIQHHPAADADAAWREAARALAVRELMLQEARRLDLSASPGDDHGTATAADALISDLLDANVAPDEPDEAACRRYYDANRERFRTPDLFEASHILIEPDGDGPQAWSAAGIEARRIANEVGDNATAFAAAARELSACPSAQQDGTLGQVRRGELVPEMQQAIESLAPGETCRRPIRSRFGWHVVRLARRIEGHILPFEAVHDKIADMLAARAWTMGAARYVAHLANQARIEGIVIEPEEGP, via the coding sequence ATGAGCAGACATGAAGTTCCAAGGCTGAAACCGGACCCGCGCCCGCAGCCCCAGATGATGCAGGCCTGTCAATCGAACGGCTGCGGCGGGGCCGCGCCCGCGCGTCGCGCGCCGCCGCCCCCGACATTCTCGGTGGTGCGCGTGAACGGGGTCCAGATCGACCCCGACGCCATCGCCCGGGAAATCCAGCACCACCCGGCCGCCGACGCGGACGCCGCGTGGCGCGAGGCCGCCCGCGCGCTGGCGGTGCGCGAACTGATGCTGCAGGAGGCGCGGCGGCTGGATCTGTCCGCAAGTCCCGGCGACGATCACGGCACCGCAACCGCTGCGGATGCGCTGATCTCGGATCTGCTGGACGCCAACGTGGCGCCGGACGAGCCTGACGAGGCGGCCTGCCGCCGCTATTACGACGCCAACCGCGAACGGTTCCGCACGCCGGATCTGTTCGAGGCATCCCATATCCTGATCGAACCCGATGGCGACGGCCCGCAGGCATGGTCCGCCGCCGGCATCGAGGCGCGCCGGATCGCGAACGAGGTCGGCGACAATGCGACCGCCTTCGCCGCCGCCGCGCGGGAACTGTCCGCCTGCCCCTCGGCGCAGCAGGACGGCACCTTGGGACAGGTGCGGCGCGGCGAACTGGTGCCCGAGATGCAGCAGGCCATCGAATCGCTTGCGCCCGGCGAAACCTGCCGCAGACCGATCCGGTCGCGCTTTGGCTGGCACGTGGTCCGGCTGGCGCGTCGCATCGAGGGCCATATCCTGCCCTTCGAGGCGGTTCACGACAAGATCGCCGACATGCTGGCCGCCCGCGCCTGGACGATGGGCGCCGCCCGCTATGTCGCCCATCTCGCCAATCAGGCGCGGATCGAGGGGATCGTCATCGAACCGGAGGAAGGGCCATGA
- the narJ gene encoding nitrate reductase molybdenum cofactor assembly chaperone codes for MRLTLRTLAALLSYPSAELRAHIGDIRAALDSEAALPRQARDGLEPILDRLQRDEVIDAQAGYTDLFDRSRALSLHLFEHVHGENRERGQAMLDLNQQYIEAGLLLDSQELPDFIPIFLEYASCLPAPEARETLGQPAHVFAALDARLRDRDSDYAAVFGAILALANAVPDRDALDELQKNVPSEDPALIDEEWEEKEVTFSGAHDMGGPTGIVARLRAKGKAMTAARGTRS; via the coding sequence ATGAGGCTGACATTACGCACACTCGCCGCGCTGCTAAGCTATCCGTCCGCGGAACTTCGCGCACATATCGGCGACATTCGCGCGGCGCTGGATAGCGAAGCGGCGCTGCCCCGACAGGCGCGGGACGGGCTGGAGCCGATCCTCGACCGGTTGCAGCGCGACGAGGTGATCGACGCGCAGGCCGGCTATACCGACCTGTTCGACCGCTCGCGCGCCTTGTCGCTGCACCTGTTCGAACATGTTCACGGCGAAAACCGCGAGCGGGGACAGGCCATGCTGGACCTGAACCAGCAATATATCGAGGCGGGGCTGCTGCTCGATTCGCAGGAATTGCCCGATTTCATTCCGATCTTCCTGGAATACGCATCCTGCCTGCCCGCGCCCGAGGCGCGCGAGACGTTGGGCCAGCCCGCCCATGTGTTTGCCGCGCTGGACGCGCGGCTGCGCGACCGGGATTCGGATTATGCCGCCGTCTTCGGCGCGATCCTGGCGCTGGCGAACGCCGTGCCCGACCGCGACGCGCTGGACGAATTGCAGAAGAACGTGCCGTCGGAAGATCCGGCGCTGATCGACGAGGAATGGGAGGAGAAGGAGGTCACCTTCTCGGGCGCGCACGACATGGGGGGACCGACCGGAATCGTCGCCCGCCTGCGCGCCAAGGGCAAGGCGATGACCGCAGCACGCGGCACCAGAAGCTGA
- the narI gene encoding respiratory nitrate reductase subunit gamma — protein sequence MSGFLNQLAFGWYPYFAITVLIVGSILRFDADQYSWRSQSSQFLRRRQMMIGSNLFHMGVLVLFVGHFIGLLTPIWVFEVFGVPHMLKQLTAMAIGGLAGLAALVGASLLLHRRLFDPRIRRSSSIGDIAVLVLLWLQLVLGVGTIWWSAQHLDGSEMVQLMGWANAIVLFDATAPGMIEEVSWIFKLHIVLGLTLFLITPFTRLVHIWSVPIWFFFRPGYQIVRSRHPIGESRNIPPGPARPAGGQTVARQASESGGSGA from the coding sequence ATGAGCGGATTTCTGAACCAACTGGCCTTCGGCTGGTATCCCTATTTCGCCATCACGGTGCTGATCGTCGGTTCGATCCTGCGCTTCGACGCCGATCAGTATTCGTGGCGGTCGCAGTCCAGCCAGTTCCTGCGCCGGCGTCAGATGATGATCGGCTCGAACCTGTTCCACATGGGCGTGCTGGTCCTTTTCGTGGGGCATTTCATCGGGCTGTTGACCCCGATCTGGGTGTTCGAGGTGTTCGGCGTGCCCCACATGCTGAAACAGCTGACCGCCATGGCCATCGGCGGGCTGGCCGGTCTGGCCGCACTGGTCGGCGCGTCCCTGCTGCTGCACCGGCGCCTGTTCGACCCGCGCATCCGGCGCAGTTCCTCCATCGGCGATATCGCGGTGCTGGTGCTGTTGTGGCTGCAATTGGTGCTGGGCGTCGGCACGATCTGGTGGTCTGCCCAGCATCTTGACGGCAGCGAGATGGTGCAGCTGATGGGCTGGGCCAACGCGATCGTCCTGTTCGACGCCACCGCGCCCGGAATGATCGAGGAGGTGTCCTGGATCTTCAAGCTGCATATCGTGCTGGGCCTGACGCTGTTCCTGATCACCCCCTTCACGCGGCTGGTCCATATCTGGAGCGTGCCGATTTGGTTCTTCTTCCGCCCCGGCTATCAGATCGTGCGCTCGCGCCATCCCATCGGCGAAAGCCGCAACATCCCGCCCGGCCCCGCGCGCCCGGCAGGCGGGCAGACCGTGGCCCGGCAGGCATCCGAAAGCGGAGGATCAGGCGCATGA